One window of the Sulfitobacter alexandrii genome contains the following:
- the cobA gene encoding uroporphyrinogen-III C-methyltransferase, whose product MSGFVSFVSSGPGDPELLTVKAVDRLRTAEVILFDDLSSGPILEHANADADLIGVGKRAGRASPKQDHVSRVLVDHAAAGMRVVRLKSGDSGMFGRLEEEITALRAAGIPFEIIPGVTSASAAAAAAGIPLTRRLTARRVQFITGADVTGELPADVNMAALADPLATTVIYMGKRTFPGLATRLLEHGMSPDTPALLAEAVSTPAEKVQWFTLSTLATYLETTTSTTPALIFYGALAEPGT is encoded by the coding sequence TCGTCCGGGCCCGGTGATCCTGAGCTTCTGACCGTCAAGGCGGTGGACCGGCTTCGGACGGCGGAAGTGATCCTGTTCGACGACCTCAGCTCCGGCCCGATCCTTGAGCATGCAAATGCCGATGCCGACTTGATCGGCGTGGGAAAACGCGCCGGTCGCGCGTCCCCCAAGCAGGATCACGTGAGCCGGGTCTTGGTCGATCACGCGGCAGCGGGAATGCGTGTTGTCCGGCTGAAATCCGGCGACAGCGGCATGTTTGGCCGACTGGAGGAAGAGATCACGGCCCTGCGTGCCGCGGGCATCCCATTCGAGATCATTCCCGGCGTCACGTCCGCCTCCGCTGCGGCCGCCGCCGCGGGCATTCCGCTGACCCGGCGACTGACGGCGCGGCGCGTTCAATTCATCACCGGCGCGGACGTGACGGGTGAGCTTCCAGCGGACGTGAACATGGCGGCTCTCGCCGATCCTCTCGCCACGACGGTAATCTACATGGGCAAGCGGACCTTTCCCGGCCTCGCCACGCGCCTGCTGGAACATGGCATGTCGCCGGACACCCCCGCGCTTCTGGCCGAAGCGGTCTCGACCCCTGCGGAGAAGGTTCAGTGGTTCACCCTGTCCACGCTTGCCACCTACCTCGAGACGACGACCAGCACGACGCCGGCGCTGATCTTCTACGGGGCACTCGCGGAGCCGGGCACATGA